Proteins co-encoded in one Blastocatellia bacterium genomic window:
- a CDS encoding phosphoenolpyruvate carboxykinase (GTP), with product MATNTTLTRWVNEVATQTHPDRIHWCDGSDEEYNKLIREMTDAGTLIPLNHEKYPNCYLHRSDPTDVARTEHLTFISTPHREDTGPTNNWMSPEEVRQRICKLYDGSMRGRTMYVVPYLMGPVGSPFARVGVEITDSPYVVVNMRIMTRMGRVALEHLGNSSDFVRGLHSLGDLSPERRYICHLPDERLILSIGSGYGGNALLAKKCHALRIASVEGRDEGWMAEHMLIVGVEAPDGQVTYMTGAFPSACGKTNLAMLIPPAALNGYKVWTVGDDIAWLRIGADGRLWAVNPEAGFFGVAPGTSMKTNPNAMLTLSSNSIFTNTALTLDGTPWWEGMSEPPEQAIDWRGKPWKPGNNSKAAHPNARFTAPAAQCPSISPEWENPQGVPISAIIFGGRRARLAPLVYQSFDWQHGVFVGAGMASETTAAATGAVGVVRRDPMAMLPFCGYNMGDYLRHWLTMGARSWRMPKIFHVNWFRTDESGKFLWPGFGENLRVLKWIIDRVNDRGEAVETPIGYIPTPAALDCEGLDISRETLQQLLAVDRAAWKEEAGAIGEFFKRLGNRLPTQMWDEHARLLKRLS from the coding sequence ATGGCAACAAACACGACGCTCACGCGGTGGGTTAACGAGGTCGCCACACAAACTCATCCTGATCGCATTCATTGGTGTGACGGCTCCGACGAAGAATACAACAAGCTCATTCGGGAGATGACTGACGCCGGGACATTGATCCCGCTCAATCATGAGAAATATCCCAACTGCTATTTGCACCGAAGTGACCCAACTGATGTAGCACGGACCGAGCATCTGACGTTCATCAGCACGCCGCATCGAGAGGATACTGGCCCAACCAACAACTGGATGTCGCCGGAGGAAGTTCGCCAGCGTATCTGCAAGCTCTACGACGGTTCGATGCGAGGCCGAACCATGTATGTCGTGCCGTATCTGATGGGGCCTGTGGGTTCGCCGTTTGCGCGCGTCGGCGTGGAGATTACGGATAGTCCCTACGTCGTGGTCAATATGCGCATCATGACACGGATGGGTCGGGTGGCGCTGGAGCATTTGGGCAACTCGAGCGATTTTGTTAGAGGGCTGCATTCGCTGGGCGATTTGAGCCCGGAACGTCGCTACATCTGTCACCTGCCTGATGAGAGGCTGATCCTGAGCATCGGCTCAGGCTATGGAGGCAATGCGTTACTTGCCAAGAAGTGTCATGCGCTGCGCATTGCCAGCGTGGAAGGCCGTGACGAAGGATGGATGGCTGAACACATGTTGATCGTCGGCGTCGAAGCGCCGGATGGGCAAGTCACCTACATGACGGGCGCGTTCCCCAGCGCCTGCGGAAAAACGAATCTGGCGATGTTGATCCCACCTGCGGCGCTCAACGGCTACAAAGTCTGGACAGTTGGTGACGACATTGCGTGGTTGCGAATTGGGGCGGACGGACGACTCTGGGCTGTCAATCCGGAAGCCGGATTCTTCGGCGTAGCGCCGGGAACCAGCATGAAGACGAATCCGAACGCCATGTTGACGCTGTCATCCAACTCGATCTTCACCAACACGGCGCTGACCCTGGATGGAACGCCGTGGTGGGAAGGTATGAGCGAACCTCCAGAGCAAGCCATTGATTGGCGCGGCAAGCCTTGGAAACCCGGCAACAACAGCAAAGCCGCTCACCCCAACGCTCGCTTCACCGCGCCGGCGGCGCAATGCCCCAGCATATCCCCCGAATGGGAGAACCCGCAGGGCGTGCCGATTTCAGCGATCATCTTTGGCGGACGGCGAGCTCGATTGGCACCGCTTGTGTACCAGTCATTTGATTGGCAGCATGGCGTGTTTGTCGGCGCTGGCATGGCTTCGGAAACGACAGCGGCAGCAACCGGCGCCGTCGGCGTTGTACGACGCGACCCGATGGCTATGCTCCCATTCTGCGGCTATAACATGGGCGATTACCTACGCCACTGGCTGACGATGGGCGCCCGCTCTTGGCGGATGCCAAAAATTTTCCATGTGAACTGGTTCCGCACAGACGAGAGTGGCAAATTCCTATGGCCTGGCTTCGGCGAAAATTTGCGTGTGCTGAAGTGGATCATTGACCGCGTCAATGATCGCGGCGAGGCGGTGGAAACACCGATAGGGTATATCCCCACGCCGGCCGCGCTCGATTGCGAAGGCCTGGATATTTCCCGAGAAACGCTCCAACAACTGCTTGCCGTTGATCGCGCGGCATGGAAAGAAGAAGCCGGCGCCATCGGTGAGTTTTTCAAGCGGCTGGGCAACCGCCTGCCAACTCAGATGTGGGACGAACATGCGCGACTGCTCAAGCGGCTGAGCTGA
- a CDS encoding 2-oxoglutarate dehydrogenase E1 component: MNLWKEFHGVNAGYVLELYERYRHDPLSVDPAIRAVFDHWQPADDGMQQVAAAVPEKIVAAVNLAQAIRKFGHLAAQLDPLGSPPRGDPELELGTYNLTEHDLQQLPGQIIDGPLGEQSPTALDAIRALRQIYCSSSGYDFAHLRVPEERQWLRQMTESRRFRPPYDPFDPIQLLDRLTQVEAFEQFLHRVFPGKTRFSIEGLDMLIPILDELVGEAAELEIHHILIGMAHRGRLNVLAHVLNKPYRQILAEFKDPIAHDIREYAGWTGDVKYHKGARRAIGEGQQVDLTISLAPNPSHLEFVNPVIQGMARAAGTRAEAAGAPQFDSMKTLPILIHGDAAFPGQGVVAETLNLSRLAGYSTGGTIHIIANNQLGYTTPAESGRSTLYASDLAKGFQIPIVHVNADDVEACIEAARMAVAFRARFSKDFLIDLVGYRRHGHNEGDEPSFTQPLMYQRIARHPTVRQQWAERLRSRQLISAETPDSMVRRHMDALQQVMESLKPEHDLVEPKPAPPPPGAARRVETAVSLELLRQLHHSLLEAPTGFELHPKIARAMQRRHHLLDELDTPSIEWAWAEQLAFATILADGIAIRLTGQDVERGTFSQRHCVFYDVQTGQRFVPLQALPQANAAFEVHNSPLSEVATVAFEFGYNVQAPRRLVLWEAQYGDFINVAQVVIDEFIVSARAKWGQTPSLVLLLPHGYEGQGPDHSSGRIERFLQLAAETNLRLANCTSAAQYFHLLRRQAHLLETDPLPLIVMTPKSLLRHPLVASCPRDFVQGQWQPVIDDPHARQQPERIRRLILCSGKVYVDLMASRSQSDNASIAIARVEQLYPFPTIELRQLIQQYAKVEEIVWLQEEPENMGAWTFARPRLLALIEGCCPLRYIGRPASASPSEGSMAWHIMNQQALIQQALRLDSSVSTDERVWLKMT, encoded by the coding sequence ATGAATCTCTGGAAAGAATTTCACGGGGTCAATGCCGGTTACGTGCTCGAACTTTATGAGCGATACCGTCATGATCCACTCTCGGTTGATCCGGCGATTCGCGCCGTCTTCGATCACTGGCAACCGGCCGACGACGGGATGCAACAGGTGGCCGCGGCCGTTCCCGAAAAAATTGTGGCCGCTGTCAACCTGGCTCAAGCGATTCGCAAGTTCGGCCACCTCGCGGCTCAACTAGACCCGCTTGGCAGTCCCCCGCGCGGCGATCCTGAGCTGGAACTCGGAACATACAACCTAACTGAACATGACCTGCAACAGCTTCCCGGTCAGATTATTGACGGCCCGCTCGGTGAGCAATCGCCTACTGCGCTCGATGCTATACGCGCCTTGCGTCAGATTTATTGCTCCAGCAGCGGATACGATTTTGCTCACCTGCGTGTCCCGGAAGAACGCCAGTGGCTTCGTCAGATGACCGAATCCAGACGCTTTCGTCCCCCTTATGATCCGTTCGATCCGATTCAGTTGCTTGACCGACTCACACAAGTGGAAGCCTTCGAGCAATTCCTTCACCGCGTCTTCCCTGGCAAGACGCGCTTCTCCATTGAAGGCCTGGATATGCTGATTCCGATTTTGGATGAACTGGTGGGTGAGGCAGCCGAACTGGAAATTCATCACATCCTGATTGGCATGGCGCATCGTGGTCGGTTAAACGTTCTGGCCCATGTTTTGAACAAACCTTACCGGCAAATCCTGGCCGAATTCAAAGACCCGATCGCGCATGATATTCGTGAATATGCCGGCTGGACAGGCGATGTCAAATATCACAAAGGCGCGCGGCGGGCGATTGGCGAGGGCCAGCAGGTTGATCTGACCATCAGCCTGGCGCCGAATCCCAGCCACCTGGAATTTGTCAACCCGGTTATCCAAGGCATGGCTCGCGCGGCGGGCACCAGGGCTGAGGCGGCGGGCGCACCGCAATTTGATAGTATGAAGACGCTGCCTATCTTGATTCACGGCGATGCAGCGTTCCCTGGGCAGGGCGTCGTTGCCGAAACGTTGAATCTGTCGCGTCTGGCCGGCTACAGCACCGGCGGCACGATTCACATCATCGCCAACAATCAATTGGGCTATACAACGCCTGCTGAGTCTGGCCGCAGCACGCTTTACGCAAGCGATCTGGCCAAAGGGTTCCAAATTCCTATCGTTCATGTGAATGCTGATGACGTAGAAGCCTGCATTGAGGCTGCGCGAATGGCTGTCGCTTTTCGCGCGCGTTTCTCCAAGGACTTCCTCATTGACCTCGTTGGGTATCGCCGTCATGGCCACAATGAAGGGGATGAGCCGAGTTTCACGCAACCGTTGATGTATCAGCGTATCGCTCGTCATCCAACCGTTCGCCAGCAGTGGGCTGAAAGGCTGCGTTCACGTCAACTGATTTCGGCGGAAACGCCCGATAGCATGGTACGGCGTCACATGGATGCCCTTCAGCAGGTGATGGAATCACTCAAACCTGAACATGATCTGGTCGAACCTAAGCCGGCGCCACCGCCACCCGGAGCCGCGCGTCGCGTGGAGACAGCCGTTTCGCTGGAGCTGTTGCGCCAGCTTCACCACTCGCTGCTGGAGGCGCCAACGGGGTTTGAGCTCCATCCGAAAATTGCGCGGGCGATGCAACGACGACACCATCTATTGGACGAGCTGGATACCCCCTCGATTGAATGGGCGTGGGCCGAACAACTGGCGTTTGCGACGATTTTGGCCGATGGCATCGCGATTCGACTGACCGGTCAGGATGTCGAACGGGGCACATTCAGTCAGCGTCATTGCGTCTTCTATGACGTTCAAACTGGTCAACGCTTCGTGCCGCTGCAAGCGCTGCCGCAAGCCAACGCAGCGTTTGAAGTTCACAACAGCCCTTTGTCAGAAGTCGCGACGGTGGCTTTTGAGTTCGGTTACAACGTGCAAGCGCCCCGGCGGCTCGTGCTGTGGGAAGCGCAATACGGCGACTTCATCAATGTCGCTCAGGTGGTGATTGACGAGTTCATTGTCTCAGCTCGAGCCAAATGGGGACAAACGCCATCACTTGTCTTGCTGCTGCCGCATGGGTATGAAGGCCAAGGGCCGGATCATTCTTCAGGCCGTATCGAACGGTTCCTCCAACTAGCAGCCGAAACCAATCTGCGGTTGGCCAACTGTACCAGCGCCGCGCAGTATTTTCACCTGTTGCGCCGGCAGGCGCATCTGCTAGAAACGGACCCACTGCCGCTGATCGTGATGACGCCCAAGAGCCTGTTGCGTCATCCGCTGGTGGCCTCTTGCCCGCGTGATTTTGTGCAAGGTCAGTGGCAACCGGTCATTGACGACCCACACGCTCGGCAACAACCCGAACGCATCCGCCGGCTGATTCTCTGTAGTGGAAAAGTCTATGTGGACCTGATGGCCAGCCGGTCACAATCTGACAACGCGTCCATTGCCATCGCCCGCGTCGAGCAGCTTTATCCGTTTCCGACGATAGAGCTTCGCCAGCTCATACAACAATATGCCAAGGTGGAAGAGATTGTCTGGCTGCAAGAAGAGCCGGAGAATATGGGAGCTTGGACGTTCGCCAGGCCGCGTCTGCTGGCGCTGATCGAAGGTTGTTGCCCGCTACGGTATATTGGTCGTCCGGCCAGCGCCAGCCCTTCGGAAGGTTCGATGGCCTGGCACATCATGAACCAACAGGCATTGATTCAGCAGGCACTGCGCCTTGATTCGAGTGTAAGCACAGATGAGCGTGTCTGGCTAAAAATGACCTGA
- the rpiB gene encoding ribose 5-phosphate isomerase B, with amino-acid sequence MKVVVASDHAGYEVKEKIKKILDDMNLTYEDLGTDSTEAVDYPDFAARVATAVSEGQADRGVLVCGTGIGVSIAANKYRGVRAALCHNAETARLSREHNDANVLAVGARTTPLEDIDAAVRTFFTTEFAGGRHARRVEKINQIEENNGLSTNAENMS; translated from the coding sequence ATGAAAGTAGTGGTTGCTAGCGACCATGCCGGTTATGAAGTCAAAGAGAAGATCAAGAAAATTCTCGACGACATGAACCTCACTTATGAAGACCTTGGAACGGATTCAACTGAGGCCGTAGATTATCCCGATTTCGCTGCGCGTGTGGCCACGGCAGTATCTGAAGGTCAGGCCGACCGCGGCGTACTCGTGTGTGGCACCGGTATCGGTGTATCCATTGCAGCCAATAAGTATCGCGGCGTGCGAGCTGCTCTGTGCCACAATGCCGAAACGGCGCGATTGAGCCGTGAGCACAACGACGCCAACGTGCTGGCCGTAGGCGCACGAACGACCCCGTTGGAAGACATTGACGCGGCGGTTCGTACATTTTTCACTACTGAATTTGCCGGCGGTCGCCATGCCCGCCGTGTGGAGAAGATCAATCAAATTGAAGAGAACAACGGATTGTCCACAAACGCGGAGAACATGTCATGA
- a CDS encoding flippase-like domain-containing protein: MNKWLWLGLKMVVSAALLFVVLRRVEAAQLRAILHQAHVGYLAIAVGLYCLGQLMCAYRWKILMQPVGLNLSYGQAASLYFLGMFFNLFFPTMVGGDVVKVYYVTREGSDVPRATASVLMDRISGLCALLLLAVVVAGVADVRFLQTPLLPPLLGIFLLFGAATFTLFHEPAYRWLASLFERWRVRRLVNLTEQFHQAFASYRQSVAPVIFAVVLSLVFDVALISFAYVAAAAIGWPVAFKYFCVFIPLIALIGMIPITVYGFGLREYSFVFFFSQVGMSQEASLLLAFLFFFIVVVASLPGAIIYVVYRTSGAALPIPKTPHTEPSNHCLPATPMYDNIASHQQERS; the protein is encoded by the coding sequence ATGAACAAGTGGCTTTGGCTTGGACTCAAAATGGTGGTCAGCGCGGCCCTGCTCTTCGTGGTGCTGCGCCGCGTGGAAGCAGCTCAACTGCGAGCCATTTTGCATCAAGCGCACGTCGGTTACTTGGCCATCGCCGTCGGGCTTTATTGCCTGGGGCAACTGATGTGCGCGTATCGTTGGAAAATCCTGATGCAGCCGGTTGGACTGAACCTCTCATACGGACAAGCGGCGAGCTTGTACTTTCTTGGTATGTTCTTCAACCTATTCTTCCCAACGATGGTTGGCGGCGACGTGGTGAAAGTCTATTACGTAACGCGGGAAGGCAGCGATGTGCCGCGAGCCACCGCCAGCGTGTTGATGGACCGTATCAGCGGGCTCTGTGCGCTGCTTTTGTTGGCGGTCGTAGTGGCTGGCGTCGCTGACGTGCGCTTCCTGCAGACGCCGCTATTGCCGCCCTTGCTGGGAATCTTTTTGTTGTTTGGTGCAGCCACCTTCACGTTGTTTCACGAACCGGCCTATCGGTGGCTTGCCAGTCTGTTTGAACGGTGGCGCGTGCGCAGGCTGGTGAACTTGACCGAGCAATTTCATCAAGCGTTCGCTTCGTATCGGCAATCGGTCGCTCCCGTCATCTTCGCCGTCGTGCTATCGCTGGTGTTTGATGTGGCGCTGATCAGTTTTGCTTATGTGGCCGCAGCGGCCATCGGCTGGCCGGTCGCGTTCAAGTATTTTTGTGTGTTCATTCCACTGATCGCCTTGATTGGCATGATTCCCATCACAGTGTATGGATTTGGCCTGCGTGAGTATTCATTCGTCTTCTTTTTCTCGCAGGTTGGCATGTCACAGGAGGCGAGTTTGCTACTGGCATTTCTGTTTTTCTTCATCGTTGTTGTAGCCAGTTTGCCGGGAGCTATCATTTACGTGGTTTACCGTACAAGTGGCGCAGCTTTGCCGATACCAAAGACACCTCACACAGAACCCTCGAACCATTGCTTGCCTGCCACACCGATGTACGATAACATTGCTTCCCACCAACAGGAGCGATCATGA
- the sucB gene encoding dihydrolipoyllysine-residue succinyltransferase, whose translation MAIQILVPELGESIVEATVSRWLKQEGEPVAAGEPLVELETDKVNLEVGSEHAGILARIERRAGEDVRIGDVLGIVEEMPVASLTSPMKDDSRIVAEPAAMPPAQAGPSPPPPIIVAARPTPTARRYAYEHNLSIAAGLPPSPSPPPPPLHTTERQPQPTLQSPTTDRSALEERVRMSRRRQTIARRLVEAQHTAAMLTTFNEVDMTAVIDIRNRRKEIFKQRYGTGLGIVSFFVKAVIGALKEIPQLNAEIQGDEIVLKRYYDIGVAIGASEGLVVPVLRDADRMSIVEIEKAIKGFAQKAEDGTLTLDDLRGGTFTISNGGVYGSMLSTPILNPPQVGILGLHKIEERPIAMNGQVVIRPMMYVALSYDHRIVDGRESVRFLMRVKQLIEDPESLFLET comes from the coding sequence ATGGCGATTCAAATCCTTGTGCCTGAGCTAGGCGAATCCATTGTCGAAGCCACAGTCTCTCGTTGGTTGAAACAAGAGGGCGAACCTGTTGCGGCTGGTGAACCGCTCGTAGAACTGGAAACCGATAAGGTCAATCTGGAAGTGGGGTCGGAACACGCTGGCATCCTCGCCCGCATTGAGCGCCGAGCCGGCGAAGATGTTCGTATTGGTGATGTGCTCGGCATCGTCGAGGAGATGCCGGTTGCCTCACTCACCTCGCCAATGAAAGATGACTCAAGAATTGTCGCCGAGCCAGCCGCCATGCCGCCTGCACAAGCGGGGCCATCACCACCGCCGCCGATCATCGTTGCCGCGCGTCCCACGCCCACTGCTCGACGATACGCTTACGAGCACAATCTGAGTATCGCGGCAGGACTGCCGCCATCGCCGTCGCCGCCGCCACCACCACTGCACACCACCGAGCGCCAGCCACAGCCAACCCTTCAATCGCCGACCACTGATCGCTCTGCGCTGGAAGAACGTGTGCGCATGTCTCGCCGGCGACAAACGATTGCTCGTCGTCTGGTCGAAGCTCAGCACACGGCGGCCATGCTGACCACCTTCAATGAAGTGGATATGACCGCTGTCATTGATATTCGCAACCGCCGCAAAGAAATTTTCAAACAGCGGTACGGGACCGGATTGGGGATCGTCTCGTTTTTCGTCAAAGCGGTGATCGGCGCGTTGAAAGAGATTCCACAACTGAATGCTGAAATTCAAGGCGACGAAATCGTGCTGAAGCGTTACTACGACATCGGCGTGGCGATTGGCGCTTCAGAGGGCTTGGTCGTGCCGGTGCTTCGCGACGCCGACCGCATGTCAATTGTTGAGATCGAAAAAGCCATCAAGGGATTCGCGCAAAAAGCCGAAGACGGAACCCTGACGCTCGACGACCTGCGCGGCGGAACATTCACCATCAGCAATGGCGGCGTCTATGGCTCGATGCTCAGCACACCGATTTTGAATCCGCCACAGGTCGGCATCCTGGGCCTGCACAAGATCGAAGAGCGGCCGATTGCGATGAACGGGCAAGTCGTCATTCGCCCGATGATGTATGTCGCGCTCAGCTACGATCATCGTATTGTGGATGGGCGGGAATCCGTGCGCTTCCTCATGCGGGTGAAACAGCTCATCGAAGACCCAGAGTCACTCTTCCTGGAAACGTGA
- the cysS gene encoding cysteine--tRNA ligase: MLRVHNTLTGKLEEFKPLDGHTVRMYSCGLTVYDYGHIGNFRTFVSVDVLRRYLKYKGYKLIHVMNYTDVDDNTINRAHREGVSLRELTERYIEAFLQDMKTLNLEQPEIMPRATEHIPEMVELVKRLQANGHTYTADGSVYYRIATFPEYGKLSKINLAGNRPGARIDADKYDKEDARDFVLWKARKEEYEAYWETEIGVGRPGWHLECSAMSMKYLGETFDIHCGGVDLIFPHHENEIAQSEGATGQPFVRYWLHTEFLQVEGEKMSKSLGNFYTVRDLVDRGFDPMAIRYALLSVPYRKQLNFTFDGLRAAENTLRSLRDFRWALRQAHCQPGSHPAIAAAVQKAQDDFEAGMDDDLNTAQALAAIHKLVRDVNIVLTRGELRDDDRHAVLQALDRFDTVLGVLGEEQAQMLDSEIEALLRERAQARAARDFARADQIRDLLTARGIILEDTKQGTRWKRK, from the coding sequence ATGTTGAGGGTTCATAATACACTGACGGGAAAACTCGAAGAATTTAAACCGCTGGACGGGCACACAGTGCGCATGTATTCATGCGGATTGACTGTCTATGATTATGGCCACATCGGTAATTTCCGCACGTTCGTCTCCGTGGACGTTCTACGGCGGTATTTGAAATACAAGGGCTACAAGCTCATCCACGTGATGAATTATACCGATGTGGATGATAATACGATCAACCGCGCACACCGCGAAGGCGTCTCGCTACGCGAGTTGACCGAGCGATATATTGAAGCGTTCCTTCAAGACATGAAGACGCTCAACCTGGAGCAGCCGGAGATCATGCCGCGCGCCACAGAGCATATTCCTGAAATGGTGGAGCTGGTCAAACGGCTGCAAGCGAACGGTCACACCTACACCGCCGACGGCTCAGTTTATTATCGTATCGCCACATTTCCTGAATACGGGAAACTCTCCAAGATCAACCTGGCCGGCAATCGGCCTGGGGCGCGCATTGATGCCGATAAGTATGACAAGGAAGACGCTCGCGATTTTGTGCTGTGGAAAGCGCGCAAGGAAGAGTATGAAGCTTACTGGGAGACGGAGATTGGCGTTGGGCGACCCGGCTGGCATCTGGAGTGCTCGGCCATGTCCATGAAATATCTGGGCGAGACGTTTGATATTCACTGCGGCGGCGTTGATCTGATCTTTCCGCACCACGAGAACGAAATTGCCCAAAGCGAGGGCGCCACGGGACAGCCTTTTGTGCGGTACTGGTTGCATACCGAATTCCTCCAAGTTGAGGGCGAGAAGATGTCCAAGTCGCTGGGCAATTTTTATACGGTGCGCGATTTGGTTGATCGTGGGTTTGATCCGATGGCCATCCGCTACGCGCTGTTGTCGGTGCCATACCGTAAGCAACTGAATTTCACTTTTGACGGACTCCGCGCAGCCGAGAATACGCTGCGGAGTCTGCGCGATTTCCGCTGGGCCTTGCGGCAGGCGCACTGCCAGCCCGGTTCGCACCCGGCTATCGCGGCAGCCGTCCAGAAAGCGCAGGATGACTTCGAGGCCGGCATGGATGATGATTTGAACACGGCGCAGGCGCTGGCGGCCATTCATAAGCTGGTGCGCGATGTGAACATTGTGCTGACGCGAGGCGAACTGCGCGATGATGATCGCCACGCCGTCCTTCAGGCGCTCGACCGCTTCGATACAGTGCTGGGTGTGCTCGGAGAGGAGCAGGCGCAGATGCTTGACAGCGAGATCGAGGCCTTGCTACGAGAACGCGCGCAGGCCCGCGCCGCCCGTGATTTCGCTCGCGCCGATCAAATCCGCGATTTGCTGACGGCGCGCGGCATCATCCTCGAAGACACCAAACAAGGCACGCGGTGGAAGCGCAAATAG